A part of Acaryochloris thomasi RCC1774 genomic DNA contains:
- a CDS encoding tetratricopeptide repeat-containing S1 family peptidase, producing the protein MKRHRGTAWGLLLMGLNGLGLSAILVSESSQAQTSTESCDRTAAPTLPVGLSPLTVGSSPQPATVRIGPHVSIGHGVLIEGQVVTKKPGLPLQGLGSAVPLPGGVTTGAVAAPCQTDARPLPRTRKPKAPQVALATSDIAKQAKQVTVSLGNGITEGSGVIIQRQGNTYTLLTAAHVVAARDIPYRITTADQQQYTAREVRSLKSIDLAVVTFESDRTYTVCSLAKAQTASEGLPVFVAGFPATTAAITQPVYNFTDGKITARSSRSFDDGYAMIYTNRTLPGMSGGGVFNREGELVGIHGRGDVDSRLEASTLNTDIRVKTGFNLGIPIEAFLKQSKAMGMTLKAHLPATAPPPSPVDDALITAAIKAQSGDYVGARAVLSQVIQTSPREARLYLARANYAIASGQTQAALQDLDQVIAFDPKAEQAYWLRGAYRNASRDTLGALSDFSRVIELNPNRLQAYLWRATLYMAQSDQQSAIQDYSAMIRLDPQNALAYSARGGMLFVQGDHQGALKDYSQLIKINPKDTEAYDRRAHVRRYSGDPQGALADYRMMAKINPRNTRAYEQIASLSEDMNDLEGAISAYNQLVALTPRSFSLYYNRGQLYEKQEQYPAAIKDFTTLIKLQPSQPSWYIVRGDAREKAGQIEGAKADYRQVAKLYQKQGESSSAETWLERANSL; encoded by the coding sequence ATGAAGCGACATCGGGGTACAGCGTGGGGATTGCTGTTGATGGGGCTGAACGGACTGGGTCTGTCAGCGATATTGGTCTCAGAATCGAGTCAGGCTCAGACCTCCACTGAAAGCTGCGATCGCACCGCCGCGCCGACATTACCAGTGGGCCTATCGCCTTTGACCGTCGGGAGTTCGCCGCAGCCCGCCACCGTGAGAATTGGCCCGCACGTCAGCATTGGGCATGGCGTGCTCATCGAAGGTCAGGTTGTGACCAAAAAGCCCGGTCTCCCGCTCCAGGGTTTAGGCAGCGCCGTTCCGCTTCCTGGCGGTGTCACAACGGGAGCCGTTGCCGCGCCTTGCCAAACAGATGCACGGCCTTTGCCCCGGACCCGCAAGCCGAAGGCACCTCAAGTCGCGCTGGCGACGAGTGACATTGCTAAGCAGGCCAAACAAGTCACCGTCAGCTTGGGGAATGGCATCACTGAGGGGTCAGGCGTGATTATCCAGCGCCAAGGCAACACCTACACCCTCTTGACAGCAGCTCACGTCGTGGCTGCCCGCGATATTCCCTATCGCATTACCACCGCCGATCAGCAGCAGTACACAGCAAGAGAGGTGCGTTCCTTAAAAAGCATTGATTTAGCCGTAGTGACCTTCGAGAGCGATCGCACCTACACCGTCTGTTCGCTGGCCAAGGCTCAAACGGCCAGCGAAGGGTTGCCGGTCTTTGTGGCAGGTTTCCCGGCCACAACAGCCGCCATTACCCAGCCGGTCTACAACTTTACCGATGGTAAAATTACCGCCCGCAGCAGTCGCAGTTTTGACGATGGCTATGCCATGATCTACACGAACCGTACCTTACCTGGGATGAGTGGTGGCGGCGTTTTTAATCGTGAGGGTGAACTGGTAGGTATCCACGGTCGAGGCGATGTGGACAGTCGCCTGGAAGCGTCAACTCTCAATACCGACATTCGCGTTAAAACAGGTTTTAATCTCGGTATTCCTATTGAAGCGTTTCTAAAGCAGTCCAAAGCGATGGGAATGACGCTTAAGGCGCACCTGCCCGCCACTGCTCCTCCGCCTTCCCCCGTGGATGATGCTCTGATTACTGCTGCCATCAAGGCCCAGTCGGGAGACTATGTGGGTGCGCGGGCGGTTTTGTCGCAGGTCATTCAAACTTCGCCCCGTGAGGCTCGTCTTTATTTGGCCAGGGCTAACTATGCGATCGCAAGTGGTCAAACCCAAGCTGCACTGCAGGATCTAGACCAGGTGATTGCATTTGATCCGAAGGCAGAGCAAGCCTATTGGCTGCGGGGTGCCTACCGTAATGCCAGTCGCGATACATTAGGTGCACTCTCTGATTTTAGTCGGGTGATTGAGCTGAACCCCAACCGTCTCCAGGCCTATCTATGGCGGGCAACCCTGTATATGGCTCAATCGGATCAGCAGTCCGCCATTCAAGACTATTCAGCCATGATTCGTCTGGATCCCCAGAATGCCCTCGCCTACAGCGCCCGTGGCGGTATGCTCTTCGTCCAGGGGGATCATCAAGGGGCGCTCAAAGACTATTCACAGTTAATCAAGATCAACCCCAAAGATACAGAAGCCTACGATCGCCGTGCCCATGTCCGTCGCTATAGTGGTGACCCCCAGGGAGCGCTCGCAGACTATCGGATGATGGCCAAGATTAATCCTCGCAATACGCGTGCCTATGAGCAAATCGCGTCCCTCAGTGAAGATATGAATGATCTAGAGGGTGCGATCTCAGCCTATAACCAGCTTGTGGCTCTAACCCCCCGCTCTTTTTCGCTGTATTACAATCGGGGCCAGTTATACGAAAAGCAGGAGCAGTATCCAGCCGCGATCAAAGACTTCACCACCTTGATTAAACTCCAGCCTTCGCAGCCCAGCTGGTACATTGTGCGCGGTGATGCTCGGGAAAAGGCGGGTCAGATCGAAGGGGCGAAGGCCGATTATCGTCAGGTTGCCAAGCTCTATCAAAAGCAGGGAGAGTCCTCTTCCGCTGAGACTTGGCTAGAGCGAGCCAATAGCCTCTAG
- a CDS encoding DUF924 family protein, with translation MYQPLICTALIRYMVDDILTFWFGSPDQTGFGKPQKKWFRKNPTFDQEICDRFLSTYKKAAAGSLNHWQQEAQSCLALLLLLDQFPRNMFRGTPQAFATDAQALAVAQSAVERQIDQQLIFIQRWFVYLPFEHSEQWEHQQQSLQLWKTLKDHPDSDSAIDYAQRHADVIQRFGRFPHRNETLGRESTPDERAFLNQRGSSF, from the coding sequence ATGTACCAGCCCCTGATCTGTACAGCTCTCATTCGTTATATGGTCGACGATATTTTGACGTTTTGGTTCGGGTCGCCGGATCAGACAGGCTTCGGAAAGCCGCAAAAAAAATGGTTCCGTAAGAACCCAACGTTTGATCAAGAGATTTGCGATCGCTTCCTATCGACGTATAAAAAAGCCGCCGCTGGCAGCCTTAATCACTGGCAACAAGAGGCCCAGAGTTGCTTGGCACTCTTGCTATTGCTCGATCAGTTCCCACGCAATATGTTTCGAGGAACGCCACAGGCCTTTGCCACAGATGCACAGGCACTAGCGGTGGCCCAAAGCGCCGTTGAACGCCAGATCGATCAGCAGCTTATTTTTATACAACGATGGTTTGTCTATTTACCCTTTGAACACAGCGAACAGTGGGAGCACCAGCAACAGTCTTTACAGCTCTGGAAAACACTGAAAGATCACCCCGACAGCGACAGCGCCATTGACTATGCCCAGCGCCACGCTGACGTCATTCAGCGCTTTGGCCGTTTCCCTCATCGCAACGAGACTCTAGGGCGAGAGAGCACACCCGACGAACGAGCCTTTCTCAATCAACGCGGCTCTTCGTTCTGA
- a CDS encoding pentapeptide repeat-containing protein yields MIKSATFAAVVSLAVAGWSSPSAAQTFDPLQQLLETRACQNCDLSNLDLSGQDLSQIDLQGATLTQANLSGADLSNANLTGANLTGANLSGANLQGAQLETAILTNTDLSNANLEQTILAESEQIESEAPIDGEGPADRETPTVEEDSDAETASLISPLLNQQFQQPTAQTLPQGTVALKGTSRLFSLSDDVAGDNDTPVFIHLGFSVGITDDLELSAAFQQADSNSPGQQGPFIVNRGGDDPGNDELTFQLKQKIWKNADRSLELSGVAAVSFPPSGRLSTFIGNGDVVSVENDAVVPALQLPLTATVGERTKLTLSPTIAFFPSGSALFLSTPPIANSGSFGTTFGLTGAASFNAFDRLTLFADAFVPFTGNNSISPTSGLPNREIVFNAGARYLINPRLAVDLFATNAAGSLGPLALTTQPDSVGIGANLIFMPDLAPRNRRIADNRKGELDQPDSPRTIDGLGFFDGGTVPKGKFAFHLQGGSQGLLTALRYGLLKDFEGGIFLDSISGAVDESEQGISGKIRLLNQDKGAPFTLSVAGTLSQTNDVFSNFVNNDAGAFDALGIDEGFPFIGNRDRDDRLFIVTTSVPIIYKISERANVWFTPTVGLVQREGVELAGFNLGGELQVLPAFSVLAEVGANFAGSGNAFSGNSLVDRIPFNFAVRVDPLRLFGDDSDTPRANRPNVELFLTNRVGSSPWHQLRVRDQNDIAVGAGILIPF; encoded by the coding sequence ATGATTAAATCAGCAACGTTTGCAGCCGTTGTCTCATTGGCGGTGGCAGGCTGGTCTTCCCCCAGCGCGGCACAAACCTTCGATCCCCTCCAGCAATTACTCGAAACACGAGCCTGTCAAAACTGCGATTTGAGTAATCTTGACCTCAGCGGCCAAGATCTGAGCCAGATTGATTTGCAGGGAGCCACGCTAACCCAGGCCAACCTCAGCGGCGCAGACCTCAGCAACGCCAATCTCACGGGGGCCAATCTCACGGGCGCTAATCTAAGCGGTGCCAACTTACAGGGCGCACAGCTAGAAACCGCGATTCTCACCAATACCGACCTTTCCAACGCAAATTTAGAGCAAACGATTCTAGCGGAGTCTGAGCAAATCGAGAGCGAAGCCCCAATTGACGGCGAGGGACCAGCAGATCGCGAAACGCCAACCGTTGAAGAAGATAGCGACGCTGAAACAGCCAGCCTCATCTCACCTCTCTTAAATCAACAGTTTCAGCAGCCCACGGCCCAAACGTTGCCGCAGGGTACGGTGGCACTCAAGGGCACCTCTCGTCTTTTTTCTCTATCAGATGACGTGGCAGGTGATAACGACACACCTGTTTTTATTCACTTGGGCTTCAGCGTTGGCATTACGGATGATTTAGAACTATCCGCAGCCTTCCAGCAAGCCGATAGCAATTCTCCAGGGCAGCAGGGGCCCTTCATCGTGAACCGAGGCGGTGACGATCCAGGTAACGACGAGCTGACGTTCCAGCTTAAGCAGAAAATCTGGAAAAATGCTGATCGCAGCTTGGAACTCAGTGGAGTTGCGGCAGTTTCTTTCCCTCCTTCGGGGCGTCTGAGTACGTTTATTGGCAATGGAGACGTTGTATCCGTTGAGAATGATGCCGTTGTTCCTGCATTGCAGCTTCCCCTCACCGCAACCGTGGGTGAACGCACAAAATTGACGCTATCGCCCACCATTGCCTTTTTTCCGTCCGGCAGTGCTCTCTTTCTCTCGACACCCCCGATTGCTAATTCAGGCTCCTTTGGTACCACCTTTGGCTTAACCGGGGCTGCATCCTTTAACGCTTTTGATCGTCTAACGCTGTTCGCAGATGCCTTTGTCCCCTTCACCGGCAACAACAGCATCAGCCCGACCTCCGGCCTACCCAATCGAGAAATTGTCTTTAACGCAGGTGCCCGCTACTTAATCAATCCACGCTTGGCCGTTGACCTGTTTGCCACCAATGCAGCAGGCAGTTTGGGGCCTCTGGCGCTCACAACCCAACCCGATTCTGTGGGCATCGGTGCGAATTTAATTTTCATGCCTGACCTTGCCCCCCGCAACCGTCGGATTGCCGACAATCGGAAAGGAGAGCTTGATCAGCCAGATTCTCCTCGGACCATTGACGGCCTAGGCTTCTTCGATGGCGGTACTGTTCCGAAAGGCAAATTTGCCTTCCATCTGCAGGGCGGGAGCCAAGGATTGCTCACGGCTCTTCGCTATGGCCTGCTCAAAGATTTTGAGGGCGGCATCTTTCTAGACTCAATTTCAGGAGCGGTGGATGAGTCAGAGCAGGGCATCAGCGGTAAGATTCGGCTCTTAAATCAAGATAAAGGTGCACCTTTTACCTTGAGTGTGGCGGGTACACTCAGCCAAACCAACGATGTGTTTTCTAATTTCGTCAATAACGATGCAGGTGCCTTTGATGCTCTGGGCATTGATGAAGGGTTCCCCTTTATTGGTAATCGAGATCGAGACGATCGGCTGTTTATCGTAACGACTTCAGTGCCGATCATCTATAAGATCAGTGAGCGAGCCAACGTTTGGTTTACCCCCACGGTGGGTCTGGTTCAGCGCGAAGGGGTTGAGTTAGCTGGCTTTAACTTGGGAGGAGAACTACAAGTGCTTCCAGCCTTCAGTGTGTTAGCCGAGGTCGGTGCTAATTTTGCGGGCTCGGGCAATGCCTTTAGCGGCAACAGCCTAGTGGATCGCATTCCGTTTAATTTTGCAGTGAGGGTAGACCCGCTCCGTTTGTTTGGAGATGATTCAGATACACCGCGTGCCAACCGTCCAAACGTAGAACTGTTTCTCACCAACCGCGTCGGTTCATCACCTTGGCATCAGTTGCGAGTGCGTGATCAAAACGACATCGCCGTAGGTGCAGGGATCCTGATTCCATTCTAG
- a CDS encoding zinc-binding alcohol dehydrogenase family protein, which translates to MKAIGYTDAGPISAENALIEFETDIPKPGPNDLLVEVRGISVNPVDVKVRAGAQPDNGPRILGFDAAGTVKEVGSDVTQFRSGDEVFYAGDITRPGTNAEFHRVDERIVGRKPSSLSFAEAAGMPLTSITAWEILFDSFGLKEGEGAGEALLVVGGAGGVGSILTQLAKKLTKLTVIVTASRDATREWSEKMGADHIINHHNPLDEEMKALGISPRYVASLTHTGIHYEAIQALIKPRGHIALIDDPESLDVIPLKKKALSVSWEFMFTRSMFQTEDMNEQHKLLNRVSKLLDDGTLIPTVNNHGGVLNVESLRAAHELQESGKAIGKTVLDGLGTECS; encoded by the coding sequence ATGAAAGCAATTGGCTACACGGATGCGGGTCCAATTTCAGCGGAAAACGCCCTGATCGAATTTGAAACCGACATCCCGAAGCCCGGTCCGAACGATCTGCTCGTAGAAGTTCGCGGAATTTCGGTGAATCCGGTTGACGTCAAAGTGCGCGCCGGTGCGCAGCCAGACAACGGGCCTCGGATTCTTGGCTTCGATGCTGCTGGAACTGTCAAAGAGGTCGGTTCCGATGTCACGCAGTTCCGATCTGGTGACGAGGTGTTCTACGCAGGCGATATAACCCGCCCTGGCACCAATGCCGAGTTTCACCGCGTTGATGAACGCATTGTGGGTCGAAAGCCATCCTCCCTTAGTTTCGCCGAAGCGGCAGGAATGCCCCTAACCAGTATTACGGCTTGGGAAATCCTGTTCGATAGCTTTGGACTCAAAGAGGGTGAAGGGGCAGGTGAAGCTTTGCTTGTGGTCGGCGGCGCTGGCGGTGTGGGATCTATTCTGACTCAGCTAGCGAAGAAACTTACGAAGCTGACCGTGATTGTGACGGCATCGCGTGATGCTACCCGAGAGTGGTCGGAAAAGATGGGCGCTGACCATATCATCAACCACCATAATCCACTCGACGAAGAGATGAAGGCGCTGGGTATTTCGCCACGGTATGTTGCCTCACTCACGCATACTGGCATTCATTATGAGGCGATTCAAGCGCTAATTAAACCGCGCGGCCACATCGCCCTCATCGATGACCCAGAGTCATTGGATGTTATTCCACTTAAGAAAAAAGCGCTCTCTGTGAGTTGGGAGTTCATGTTCACCCGCTCCATGTTCCAGACAGAAGATATGAACGAGCAGCATAAGCTATTGAATCGGGTTTCGAAACTTCTGGATGATGGCACATTAATTCCGACCGTAAACAATCATGGCGGCGTTCTCAACGTAGAGAGTCTGCGTGCCGCACACGAACTTCAGGAGAGTGGAAAGGCAATCGGCAAGACTGTGTTGGATGGTCTTGGTACGGAATGCAGTTAA
- a CDS encoding LysR family transcriptional regulator — translation MDILSLRLFLRIAELGGVTAAARDLSLSPASASARLVKLEETVGFRLFNRTTRAVSLTTDGETFIPYAQQTVETLETGLKAVRGQGSEAQGLLRVAMPGSFGRMYVIPALAEFHALHPLVSLDLRLSDEVLDVVEGAYDLIIRNASLTDSSLIVRKLAADRRLLVASPTYLKRHGVPSTPDDLAEHQCVILAENNRWKFENGQAVSAPRSFVVNDGEAMRKMIEHGMGIGTKSVWNASESLKSGLLIEVLPEFPLVTEASIWLLYPSRRIMASKVHAMIDFLLKRFQPVPPWEC, via the coding sequence ATGGATATTTTATCGCTCCGCTTGTTCCTGAGAATTGCAGAACTTGGCGGCGTCACAGCGGCGGCGCGCGACCTGTCACTTTCGCCCGCGAGTGCGAGCGCCCGTCTTGTCAAACTCGAAGAAACAGTTGGATTCCGTTTATTCAACAGGACGACCCGAGCCGTATCGTTAACAACGGATGGTGAGACATTTATACCCTACGCTCAACAAACTGTAGAGACACTGGAAACTGGACTAAAAGCGGTCAGGGGTCAAGGGTCAGAGGCCCAGGGGCTGCTGCGAGTAGCAATGCCCGGTTCCTTTGGACGTATGTATGTCATTCCAGCTTTAGCCGAATTTCACGCACTCCATCCACTCGTCAGCCTTGATTTACGGCTATCTGATGAAGTTCTCGATGTCGTTGAAGGTGCTTATGACCTCATTATCCGAAATGCAAGCTTGACGGATAGCAGCCTCATTGTGCGGAAGTTGGCCGCTGACCGGCGCCTTCTCGTTGCCTCTCCTACCTATCTAAAACGGCATGGCGTTCCCTCAACGCCTGACGATCTTGCAGAGCATCAATGCGTAATCCTTGCCGAAAACAATAGGTGGAAGTTTGAAAATGGACAGGCCGTTAGTGCTCCGCGCTCATTTGTTGTTAACGATGGTGAGGCGATGCGAAAAATGATCGAACACGGGATGGGTATTGGTACAAAGTCAGTCTGGAATGCCAGCGAAAGTTTAAAATCCGGGCTTCTCATCGAGGTGCTACCGGAATTTCCGCTTGTTACAGAGGCCTCTATATGGCTTCTGTATCCGAGTCGCCGAATCATGGCATCGAAAGTTCATGCCATGATTGATTTTTTACTCAAACGGTTCCAGCCCGTTCCACCATGGGAGTGCTAG
- a CDS encoding GGDEF domain-containing response regulator, with product MFNKILNILLVEDNPDDAFLIGKLLTASLGSQFELATVERLSDACTCLDSNHFDVCLLDLHLPDSVGLDSLLSLHNKNPGLPIVILTGLDDEDLATQALQLGAQDYLMKGQVNSTWLKRTIYHAMERTRLLEKIRTHEQQMQQLNLLLRDRLKRRTTAIHQMHEQVQVLKTISFIDALTQIKNRLGFDQKLEQEWLRAIGNRTSLSLIMIDIDYFKQFNDTYGHPEGDRCLKRVAQAIEAGLHRPQDLVARYGGEEFVVILPETSETGAIQVAERICTDVRDLKIAHLTSPLCDRITISLGVATSMPQDNELPQDLIVKADQALYQAKHQGRDRISCDRAIFKESII from the coding sequence ATGTTCAACAAGATCCTGAATATTCTTTTAGTTGAAGATAACCCAGACGATGCTTTTCTGATTGGCAAACTATTAACAGCAAGTCTTGGTTCTCAATTTGAGCTCGCGACAGTTGAACGTTTAAGCGATGCCTGTACCTGTCTAGACTCAAACCACTTTGACGTGTGCTTGTTAGACCTACATCTTCCAGATAGTGTTGGATTGGATAGCCTGCTGTCTCTTCATAACAAAAATCCTGGGCTACCGATTGTGATCCTCACCGGTCTTGATGATGAAGATCTTGCGACCCAAGCTCTGCAGCTAGGCGCACAGGATTATCTGATGAAAGGCCAAGTCAATTCAACTTGGCTAAAGCGAACCATCTATCATGCGATGGAACGGACTCGACTATTGGAAAAGATTCGAACCCATGAGCAGCAGATGCAGCAATTGAATTTGCTGCTTCGAGATCGCCTTAAAAGGCGGACCACAGCTATTCATCAAATGCATGAGCAGGTGCAGGTGCTAAAAACGATTTCTTTTATCGATGCCCTGACCCAAATCAAAAATCGCTTGGGCTTTGATCAAAAGCTGGAGCAGGAGTGGCTCCGTGCGATTGGTAATCGCACATCGCTATCATTGATCATGATTGATATTGATTATTTCAAGCAGTTCAACGATACCTACGGTCATCCAGAAGGCGATCGCTGTCTCAAGCGGGTCGCCCAAGCCATCGAAGCAGGGCTACATCGGCCTCAGGATTTAGTGGCACGATACGGGGGTGAAGAATTTGTTGTCATCCTCCCAGAGACCTCAGAAACGGGGGCTATTCAGGTCGCAGAACGAATTTGCACAGATGTCAGAGATCTAAAGATTGCCCATTTGACATCGCCCCTTTGCGATCGCATCACCATTAGCCTTGGCGTCGCCACATCCATGCCGCAGGACAACGAGCTGCCCCAGGATTTGATTGTTAAAGCCGACCAAGCGCTCTATCAAGCCAAACACCAAGGACGCGATCGCATCTCTTGCGATCGAGCGATCTTTAAAGAGTCAATAATATGA
- a CDS encoding alpha/beta fold hydrolase, which yields MLVSTYLLLLTTLYQVVACQREQRQKPPGQRVDVGGYALHLSVSGEGESTIVLDHSLGGVEGYLLLQKLAPLGRVVTWDRAGYGWSDHSPHPRTSGQIVQELETALAKADIQPPYILVGDSFGSYNMRLYAHQFPEQVQGLVLTDGLHEVGMLKMSWPLQILKLIFISGFLMSILGAGFGIIRLLRLLQVFELLKPNLRQFSRSELTPVTRSFCRPKHWLTMARELWSMDASGRQLRVANNLGSLPIVSIKSHSFFTPSFWTFCIPLKGINQLRDQIHHALMGLSTDCTQLPADESSHFVWVDQPEVMVQAVQLVLNKISR from the coding sequence ATGCTGGTTTCAACATATCTGCTGCTGCTGACAACGCTGTACCAAGTCGTGGCCTGTCAGCGAGAGCAGCGGCAAAAACCACCCGGACAGCGGGTCGATGTGGGTGGATATGCGCTACATCTTTCTGTTTCAGGCGAGGGTGAATCGACCATCGTCCTTGATCACAGCCTGGGTGGTGTTGAGGGCTATCTGCTGCTGCAGAAGCTAGCGCCACTGGGGCGCGTTGTCACCTGGGATCGTGCAGGTTATGGCTGGAGCGATCACAGTCCCCATCCCCGCACCAGCGGCCAAATTGTCCAGGAGCTGGAGACGGCGTTAGCGAAAGCAGACATTCAGCCGCCCTATATCCTGGTGGGCGACTCATTCGGTAGCTACAACATGCGCCTGTATGCCCATCAGTTTCCTGAGCAGGTGCAGGGGCTGGTCCTTACCGATGGTCTCCACGAAGTGGGCATGCTCAAGATGTCTTGGCCGCTGCAGATCTTGAAGCTGATCTTTATTTCTGGTTTTTTGATGTCTATCTTGGGGGCAGGGTTCGGGATCATCCGACTCCTGCGGCTGTTGCAGGTATTTGAACTGCTCAAGCCTAATTTACGACAGTTTTCGCGGTCAGAGCTGACGCCTGTGACGCGCTCATTTTGTCGCCCCAAGCACTGGCTCACCATGGCTCGAGAACTCTGGAGTATGGATGCCAGTGGCCGTCAGCTGAGGGTCGCAAATAATCTGGGAAGTCTACCGATTGTTAGCATCAAGTCCCACTCATTTTTTACACCCTCGTTTTGGACGTTTTGCATTCCCTTAAAAGGCATTAATCAACTCCGCGACCAGATTCACCATGCCTTGATGGGTCTATCAACTGATTGCACACAGCTCCCAGCTGATGAAAGTAGCCATTTTGTCTGGGTTGATCAGCCTGAGGTTATGGTGCAAGCTGTTCAGCTTGTGCTCAATAAAATTAGCCGATGA
- a CDS encoding adenosine kinase, with protein MTRYDVYGLGNALVDIECEVKPQLLEELGIDKGVMTLIDEDHQHKILTSLNSHRLKRASGGSAANTMIAVNQFGGKTFYSCKVADDEPGQFYLSDLLACGVETNLQAHALDEGVTGKCLVFVTPDADRSMTTFLGISGGLSVNDLDEDAIASSQYTYLEGYLVTGPDSRAATIKARELAKAAGQKVSLTLSDFNMVKFFRDGLLEMIGPGVDFLFANESEALGMAETEDFNTAVDYFKTLATCFAITRGPEGSVIFDGERLINIDPLPVKAVDTVGAGDMYAGAVLYGITHGMSFADAGRLGSLAAARLVTHLGPRMETEATRGLLEAI; from the coding sequence ATGACACGGTACGACGTTTATGGTCTTGGTAATGCCCTCGTTGATATTGAATGCGAAGTTAAACCCCAGCTTCTAGAGGAGTTGGGTATCGATAAGGGAGTCATGACGCTCATTGATGAAGATCATCAGCACAAAATTCTGACGAGTCTAAATAGCCACCGACTCAAGCGAGCGTCTGGTGGATCAGCAGCGAATACAATGATTGCTGTGAATCAGTTTGGAGGCAAGACCTTCTATTCCTGCAAGGTGGCTGATGATGAGCCGGGGCAGTTCTATCTGTCCGATTTGCTGGCCTGTGGTGTAGAAACGAATCTGCAGGCCCATGCGCTAGATGAAGGCGTGACGGGTAAATGCTTGGTCTTTGTGACGCCCGATGCAGATCGGTCGATGACGACTTTCTTGGGCATCTCGGGGGGGCTATCGGTGAATGACCTAGACGAAGATGCGATCGCATCTTCTCAATACACCTATCTTGAAGGATACTTAGTCACCGGACCTGACTCCAGAGCCGCTACCATCAAAGCCAGAGAGTTAGCTAAGGCCGCAGGCCAGAAGGTTTCTTTGACGCTGTCGGACTTCAACATGGTTAAGTTCTTCAGAGACGGCCTGCTAGAAATGATTGGCCCTGGCGTTGATTTCTTATTCGCCAACGAAAGCGAAGCACTCGGTATGGCTGAGACAGAAGACTTTAATACTGCCGTTGACTACTTCAAAACCCTCGCAACCTGTTTTGCCATCACCCGTGGCCCTGAAGGCTCCGTCATTTTTGATGGTGAACGCCTGATCAACATTGATCCACTCCCGGTCAAAGCCGTGGATACCGTCGGTGCCGGTGATATGTACGCTGGCGCTGTTCTGTACGGCATCACCCACGGCATGAGCTTCGCTGACGCCGGACGCCTGGGGTCATTGGCCGCCGCCCGCTTGGTCACTCATCTTGGCCCCCGTATGGAAACAGAAGCTACGAGAGGATTATTAGAAGCCATCTAA
- a CDS encoding CsgG/HfaB family protein encodes MPTHIAARIGLGILLLTGPLLSPTLQTVVAQESPDSRQQIAVVDFSYGDTRSPHYASYKNVGVSKGVSARMVEALAAEDAFIVVDPNRVQQALATLNLTGPLTQADAISLGENLSADVVITGTITEFKAEQACVGGQCSPETKAQINIESSMIEVDSGNVATRRSNVSMTREQSGDVPSPSGGLGVESEPNSNVLDDVVDKAIANIVKGLMGEPDSIELRRRVYP; translated from the coding sequence ATGCCAACTCATATTGCAGCCCGGATTGGGCTAGGCATTCTGCTGCTAACGGGGCCGCTTCTGTCCCCGACTCTACAGACCGTTGTGGCTCAAGAAAGCCCCGATAGCCGCCAGCAAATTGCGGTGGTGGATTTTAGCTATGGCGACACTCGCTCTCCTCACTACGCATCCTATAAAAACGTGGGGGTCTCTAAGGGAGTGAGCGCCAGAATGGTGGAAGCTTTGGCTGCAGAAGATGCTTTTATCGTCGTAGACCCTAACCGAGTTCAGCAGGCTCTCGCAACCCTGAATTTAACGGGTCCGCTCACGCAGGCGGATGCGATCAGCTTAGGTGAAAATCTGAGCGCTGACGTTGTGATCACAGGTACCATTACTGAGTTTAAAGCGGAGCAAGCCTGTGTCGGTGGTCAGTGCTCACCTGAGACAAAGGCTCAGATCAATATTGAAAGCAGCATGATTGAGGTGGATTCAGGTAATGTCGCGACGCGGCGGAGCAATGTGAGCATGACGCGAGAGCAGTCTGGAGATGTGCCATCGCCCTCAGGGGGCCTGGGTGTTGAGTCAGAGCCGAACAGTAATGTACTTGATGATGTCGTGGATAAGGCGATCGCAAATATAGTCAAGGGTCTTATGGGTGAGCCGGACTCCATCGAGTTGCGTCGGCGCGTTTATCCCTAG